From Streptomyces chrestomyceticus JCM 4735, one genomic window encodes:
- a CDS encoding magnesium transporter MgtE N-terminal domain-containing protein: protein MAVVTPRVFVSHLAGIAVFDPNGDQVGRVRDLVAMLRVGGRPPRLLGLVVEVVSRRRIFLPMTRVTGVESGQVITTGVVNMRRFEQRASETLVLGELLDRRVSLVETGEEVTVLDIGISQLPARRDWEIDKVFVRKGKGGALRRKGETLTVEWSAVTGFSLEEHGQGAENLLATFEQLRPADLASALHHLTPKRRGEVAAALDDDRLADVLEELPEDDRVEIMGKLQEERAADVLEAMDPDDAADLLSELPEDEKERLLGLMRPDDAADVRRLMAYEERTAGGLMTTEPIVLRPDATIADALARVRDPDLSPSLAAQVYVCRPPDETPTGKYLGLVHFQRLLRDPPFTLVSSVADTDLPPLPPGTPLNEVTSYLATYNMVAAPVVDESGSLLGAVTVDDVLDHLLPDDWREAEMHGPPGAAADREGEPDDGR, encoded by the coding sequence ATGGCGGTGGTCACCCCTCGGGTGTTCGTCTCCCATCTCGCGGGCATCGCCGTCTTCGACCCCAACGGCGACCAGGTCGGCCGGGTCCGGGACCTGGTCGCGATGTTGCGGGTGGGCGGCCGGCCGCCGCGGCTGCTGGGGCTGGTCGTCGAGGTCGTCAGCCGCCGCCGGATCTTCCTGCCGATGACCCGGGTGACGGGGGTGGAGTCCGGCCAGGTCATCACCACCGGCGTGGTGAACATGCGGCGCTTCGAGCAGCGCGCGTCGGAGACCCTGGTCCTCGGTGAGCTGCTGGACCGCCGGGTGAGCCTGGTGGAGACCGGCGAGGAGGTCACCGTCCTGGACATCGGCATCAGCCAACTGCCGGCCCGCCGGGACTGGGAGATCGACAAGGTCTTCGTACGGAAGGGCAAGGGCGGGGCGCTGCGCCGCAAGGGAGAGACGCTGACGGTCGAGTGGTCGGCGGTGACCGGGTTCTCGCTGGAGGAGCACGGGCAGGGCGCGGAGAACCTGCTCGCCACCTTCGAGCAGTTGCGCCCGGCGGACCTGGCCAGCGCGCTGCACCACCTGACGCCGAAGCGGCGCGGCGAGGTCGCCGCCGCGCTGGACGACGACCGGCTGGCGGACGTCCTGGAGGAGCTGCCGGAGGACGACCGCGTCGAGATCATGGGCAAGCTCCAGGAGGAGCGGGCCGCCGACGTCCTGGAGGCGATGGACCCGGACGACGCCGCCGACCTGCTCTCCGAGCTGCCGGAGGACGAGAAGGAACGGTTGCTCGGTCTGATGCGGCCGGACGACGCGGCGGACGTCCGGCGTCTGATGGCGTACGAGGAGCGCACCGCGGGCGGTCTGATGACGACCGAGCCGATCGTGCTGCGGCCGGACGCGACGATCGCGGACGCGCTGGCCCGGGTGCGCGACCCCGACCTGTCGCCGTCGCTGGCGGCGCAGGTGTACGTGTGCCGGCCGCCGGACGAGACGCCGACCGGCAAGTACCTGGGGCTGGTGCACTTCCAGCGGCTGCTGCGCGACCCGCCGTTCACGCTCGTCAGTTCCGTCGCGGACACCGATCTGCCGCCGCTGCCGCCGGGCACCCCGCTGAACGAGGTGACCAGCTACCTGGCGACGTACAACATGGTGGCGGCGCCGGTCGTGGACGAGAGCGGCTCCCTGCTGGGCGCGGTGACCGTCGACGACGTACTGGACCACCTGCTGCCCGACGACTGGCGGGAGGCGGAGATGCACGGGCCGCCGGGCGCGGCAGCGGACCGGGAGGGAGAGCCGGACGATGGGCGCTGA
- a CDS encoding DUF1003 domain-containing protein has protein sequence MGAEERDGVKERARALSAAPGPGAGGRRPRARLDQPRAPRRSLLPEYDPEAFGRLSEKIARFLGTGRFIVWMTVIIVVWIIWNVAAPGHLRFDNYPFIFLTLMLSLQASYAAPLILLAQNRQDDRDRVTREQDRKQNERAIADTEYLTREVAALRLGLGEVATRDWIRSELQDLLKELELRQMVDAESEQESRRRE, from the coding sequence ATGGGCGCTGAGGAACGGGACGGTGTCAAGGAGCGTGCGCGGGCGCTGAGTGCGGCGCCGGGGCCCGGAGCGGGCGGCAGGCGCCCCCGCGCGCGCCTGGACCAGCCGCGCGCGCCCCGGCGCAGCCTGCTGCCGGAGTACGACCCGGAGGCGTTCGGGCGGCTGTCGGAGAAGATCGCCCGCTTCCTGGGGACCGGCCGGTTCATCGTCTGGATGACGGTGATCATCGTGGTGTGGATCATCTGGAACGTCGCCGCGCCCGGACATCTGCGCTTCGACAACTACCCGTTCATCTTCCTGACCCTGATGCTCTCGCTCCAGGCGTCCTACGCCGCGCCGCTGATCCTGCTGGCGCAGAACCGGCAGGACGACCGGGACCGGGTCACCCGCGAGCAGGACCGCAAGCAGAACGAGCGGGCCATCGCCGACACCGAGTACCTGACCCGGGAGGTGGCGGCGCTGCGGCTGGGCCTGGGAGAGGTGGCCACCCGTGACTGGATCCGCTCCGAACTCCAGGACCTGCTGAAGGAGCTGGAGCTGCGTCAGATGGTGGACGCGGAGAGCGAGCAGGAGAGCCGGCGCCGGGAGTAG
- a CDS encoding Mrp/NBP35 family ATP-binding protein codes for MATDTPQGAAPSEDAVHAALATVNDPEIHRPITELGMVKSVEIAADGAVAVAVYLTVAGCPMRETITSNVREAVGRVEGVTGVSVDLDVMSDEQRKELASSLRGGTAEREVPFAKPGSLTRVYAVASGKGGVGKSSVTVNLAAAMAADGLKVGVVDADIYGHSVPRMLGADGRPTQVENMIMPPSANGVKVISIGMFTPGNAPVVWRGPMLHRALQQFLADVYWGDLDVLLLDLPPGTGDIAISVAQLVPNAEILVVTTPQQAAAEVAERAGSIAVQTHQKIVGVVENMSGLPCPHCDEMVDVFGTGGGERVAEGLTKTTGTQVPVLGAIPIDVRLREGGDEGKPVVLTDPESPAGAAIRAIAGKLGGRQRGLSGMSLGITPRNKF; via the coding sequence ATGGCTACCGACACGCCCCAAGGCGCAGCGCCCAGCGAGGACGCGGTCCACGCCGCGCTCGCCACGGTGAACGACCCCGAGATCCACCGCCCCATCACCGAACTGGGCATGGTCAAATCGGTGGAGATCGCGGCGGACGGCGCGGTGGCGGTGGCGGTCTACCTGACGGTCGCCGGCTGCCCGATGCGCGAGACGATCACCTCGAACGTGCGTGAGGCGGTGGGCCGGGTCGAGGGCGTCACCGGTGTCTCGGTCGACCTGGACGTGATGAGCGACGAGCAGCGCAAGGAGCTGGCGTCGTCGCTGCGCGGCGGCACCGCCGAGCGCGAGGTGCCGTTCGCCAAGCCGGGGTCGCTGACCCGGGTCTACGCGGTCGCCTCCGGCAAGGGCGGCGTCGGCAAGTCGTCGGTGACGGTCAACCTGGCCGCGGCGATGGCGGCCGACGGCCTGAAGGTCGGCGTGGTGGACGCCGACATCTACGGCCACTCGGTGCCCCGGATGCTGGGCGCGGACGGCCGTCCCACCCAGGTCGAGAACATGATCATGCCGCCGTCGGCCAACGGCGTGAAGGTGATCTCCATCGGCATGTTCACCCCGGGCAACGCCCCGGTGGTCTGGCGCGGCCCGATGCTGCACCGCGCGCTCCAGCAGTTCCTGGCCGACGTGTACTGGGGCGACCTGGACGTCCTGCTGCTCGACCTGCCCCCGGGCACCGGCGACATCGCCATCTCGGTGGCGCAGTTGGTCCCGAACGCGGAGATCCTGGTCGTCACGACCCCGCAGCAGGCCGCGGCGGAGGTCGCCGAGCGGGCCGGCTCGATCGCCGTACAGACCCACCAGAAGATCGTCGGCGTGGTGGAGAACATGTCCGGGCTGCCCTGCCCGCACTGCGACGAGATGGTGGACGTGTTCGGTACCGGCGGCGGCGAGCGGGTCGCCGAGGGCCTGACGAAGACGACCGGCACGCAGGTGCCGGTGCTGGGCGCCATCCCGATCGACGTACGGCTGCGGGAGGGCGGCGACGAGGGCAAGCCCGTCGTGCTGACCGACCCGGAGTCCCCGGCCGGCGCGGCCATCCGTGCCATCGCGGGCAAGCTGGGCGGCCGCCAGCGCGGCCTGTCGGGCATGTCGCTGGGGATCACCCCGCGCAACAAGTTCTGA
- a CDS encoding sec-independent translocase yields MFFDIGPLELVALVILAVLIFGPDKLPKVIADVMGFVRKVRAFSDNAKEDIRSELGPEFKDFEFEDLKPRNFVRKHVLENDQYGLQEIRNGFDLKKEMAEVTDAVHGVDSASAADPGPTSRVNFSKESPAAGSGSGGGSAAPDMFTKGARPARNERPPFDPDAT; encoded by the coding sequence GTGTTCTTCGACATAGGACCCCTAGAGCTGGTCGCGCTCGTGATCCTTGCGGTACTGATCTTCGGGCCGGACAAGCTGCCCAAGGTGATCGCCGATGTCATGGGATTCGTGCGCAAGGTGCGGGCGTTCTCGGACAACGCCAAGGAGGACATCCGCAGCGAGCTGGGGCCGGAGTTCAAGGACTTCGAGTTCGAGGACCTGAAGCCGCGGAACTTCGTCCGCAAGCACGTGCTGGAGAACGACCAGTACGGCCTCCAGGAGATCCGTAACGGCTTCGACCTGAAGAAGGAGATGGCCGAGGTCACGGACGCCGTGCACGGCGTCGACAGCGCCTCCGCCGCCGACCCCGGGCCCACGTCCCGGGTGAACTTCTCCAAGGAGTCCCCGGCCGCCGGGAGCGGTTCCGGCGGCGGGTCCGCCGCGCCGGACATGTTCACCAAGGGCGCGAGGCCGGCCCGGAACGAGCGCCCTCCGTTCGATCCCGATGCCACCTGA
- a CDS encoding trypsin-like peptidase domain-containing protein gives MDEGTAAGPKRNWWSRSGQQPAEPSAQAPAAPGPAAPDAEGAAATREFTALPGEAGAAAGTSPDTGQTTGSGQTAGTGAPHAPSGRTPEQQTSAPHTPAPHAPEQQVPAPPAAPPAAPPRQQPLHPQDPYGTPPYGDPGPWAPAPPVQRPTATPAHGTGVPPQGTGPVPQATGPAPQNAAPMPAGQPTPPGQPTPAGQQPAYGTGAPVPPPQQPFPAQPQPPAGAHPHEGSAARTPMPQAEPSPAAAQPPHPQPPQAHDTSGGAPLPPEAHGAPQPPHAPQSGQGGAEQPVAAAGGPAHQPHPQSEQQAHWQQYDPWRTAQHGAAMPLGTPPPPPPAPRRNRRGTLAAGAVILALLAGGIGGGVGAYIERNGGLGSIELPQDTGDQGGRKPDSVAGIAQTALPSVVTLHVRGNSEQGTGTGFVLDTQGHILTNNHVVEPAGTGGEISVSFSGGQTAKAKVIGRDGGYDLAVVQVQGVSGLRPLALGDSDSVRVGDPVVAIGAPYDLANTVTAGIISAKQRPITAGGKKGDGSDISYVDALQTDAPINPGNSGGPLVDSRARVIGINSAIRAADSSGGGLDGGGQGGSIGLGFAIPINQGKWVAEQLINKGKVLHPVIGVTLEMEYAGDGARVSSKSKDGGVPVTPGGPGAKAGIKPRDVITKVDGQPVHSGEELIIKIRSHRPGDRLTLTLRRDGKEQTAPLTLGAAGQE, from the coding sequence ATGGACGAGGGGACGGCCGCCGGGCCGAAGCGGAACTGGTGGAGCCGGTCGGGGCAGCAGCCCGCGGAGCCGTCGGCACAGGCGCCCGCCGCGCCCGGTCCCGCGGCACCCGACGCCGAAGGGGCCGCCGCCACCCGGGAATTCACGGCCCTGCCCGGGGAGGCCGGCGCCGCAGCGGGTACGTCACCGGACACCGGGCAGACGACGGGTTCCGGGCAGACGGCGGGCACCGGCGCGCCGCATGCCCCGAGCGGGCGCACTCCCGAACAGCAGACTTCCGCGCCGCATACCCCCGCGCCGCACGCCCCCGAACAGCAGGTCCCCGCACCCCCTGCCGCCCCTCCCGCCGCGCCGCCGCGGCAGCAGCCCCTGCATCCGCAGGACCCGTACGGCACGCCTCCGTACGGCGACCCGGGCCCCTGGGCCCCCGCGCCGCCGGTCCAGCGCCCGACGGCCACCCCGGCGCACGGCACGGGCGTCCCGCCGCAGGGCACGGGCCCCGTACCGCAGGCCACCGGCCCCGCACCGCAGAACGCGGCGCCGATGCCCGCCGGACAGCCGACGCCTCCAGGGCAGCCGACGCCCGCCGGGCAGCAGCCCGCGTACGGCACCGGCGCGCCCGTACCTCCGCCCCAGCAGCCGTTCCCGGCCCAGCCGCAGCCCCCCGCGGGCGCGCATCCGCACGAGGGCTCCGCCGCCCGTACGCCGATGCCGCAGGCCGAGCCGTCACCGGCAGCCGCCCAGCCGCCGCACCCCCAGCCGCCACAGGCGCACGACACGTCCGGCGGCGCCCCGCTCCCGCCCGAGGCGCACGGCGCGCCGCAGCCCCCGCACGCTCCGCAGTCCGGCCAGGGTGGCGCGGAGCAGCCGGTCGCGGCAGCGGGCGGACCGGCCCACCAGCCCCACCCGCAGAGCGAGCAGCAGGCCCACTGGCAGCAGTACGACCCCTGGCGGACGGCGCAGCACGGCGCGGCGATGCCCCTGGGCACCCCGCCCCCGCCGCCTCCGGCCCCCCGCCGCAACCGCCGCGGCACGCTGGCCGCGGGCGCGGTGATCCTGGCGCTGCTGGCCGGTGGCATCGGCGGCGGCGTCGGCGCGTACATCGAACGCAACGGCGGCCTCGGCAGCATCGAGCTGCCGCAGGACACCGGCGACCAGGGCGGCCGCAAGCCGGACAGCGTCGCCGGTATCGCGCAGACGGCGCTGCCCAGCGTGGTCACCCTGCACGTACGCGGCAACAGCGAGCAGGGCACCGGCACCGGCTTCGTCCTCGACACGCAGGGCCACATCCTCACCAACAACCATGTCGTCGAACCGGCCGGCACCGGCGGGGAGATATCGGTCTCCTTCAGCGGCGGCCAGACGGCCAAGGCCAAGGTCATCGGCCGGGACGGCGGCTACGACCTGGCCGTCGTACAGGTCCAGGGCGTCTCCGGGCTGCGCCCGCTGGCGCTCGGCGACTCCGACTCGGTACGGGTCGGCGACCCGGTCGTGGCGATCGGCGCCCCGTACGACCTCGCCAACACCGTCACCGCGGGCATCATCAGCGCCAAGCAGCGGCCCATCACGGCGGGCGGCAAGAAGGGCGACGGCAGCGACATCTCGTACGTGGACGCCCTCCAGACCGACGCCCCGATCAACCCGGGCAACTCCGGCGGTCCGCTCGTCGACTCCCGGGCCCGGGTGATCGGCATCAACAGCGCCATCCGCGCGGCCGACAGCTCCGGCGGCGGCCTGGACGGCGGCGGCCAGGGCGGCAGCATCGGCCTGGGCTTCGCCATACCGATCAACCAGGGCAAGTGGGTGGCCGAGCAACTGATCAACAAGGGCAAGGTCCTGCACCCGGTGATCGGCGTCACGCTGGAGATGGAGTACGCGGGCGACGGCGCGCGGGTCAGTTCCAAGAGCAAGGACGGCGGCGTCCCGGTCACGCCCGGCGGACCGGGGGCCAAGGCGGGCATCAAGCCGCGGGACGTGATCACCAAGGTCGACGGGCAGCCCGTGCACAGCGGCGAGGAGCTGATCATCAAGATCCGCAGCCACCGGCCGGGCGACCGGCTGACGCTGACCCTGCGGCGTGACGGCAAGGAGCAGACCGCCCCGCTGACCCTCGGCGCGGCCGGCCAGGAGTAG
- a CDS encoding zf-HC2 domain-containing protein, which translates to MSGTGGPSPAEHHLGDRLAALVDGELGHDARERVLAHLATCGKCKAEADDQRQLKNVFAETAPPGPSEGLLARLQGLPGGDADGSGSRLGPGRFGSGGFGGEFTEGGEFEARGGSFRYAPSGGHAVGAVPRQPRSRGFRIHEPARPAPQRRRFAFAAAGAVSLAAFALGGTLPLEAAVDTPSGRGDGTGSQMTPLSATPGPLGPPGTTRGEALLYATSHPWARPLPDADPTLEPAPSSLGLTGPSAPSAARPAPTLPLSEVAFPADGRSALPALTLRTGQLLPYHPAPGSASAPLSGARVVGPYLPSADAGRPLAGPAVPSNPASREAMTAHHPAPR; encoded by the coding sequence GTGAGCGGTACAGGCGGTCCGTCCCCCGCCGAGCATCATCTCGGCGACCGCCTCGCGGCTCTGGTCGACGGGGAGTTGGGGCATGACGCGCGCGAGCGGGTGCTCGCGCATCTCGCTACGTGTGGAAAGTGCAAGGCGGAGGCCGACGACCAGCGGCAGTTGAAGAACGTCTTCGCCGAGACGGCGCCCCCCGGTCCCTCCGAGGGGCTACTGGCGCGTCTCCAGGGGCTGCCGGGAGGTGATGCCGACGGCTCCGGAAGTCGGCTGGGCCCCGGGCGCTTCGGCAGCGGCGGCTTCGGCGGTGAGTTCACCGAGGGCGGCGAGTTCGAGGCGCGCGGCGGCTCGTTCCGGTACGCGCCGTCCGGCGGCCATGCCGTCGGCGCGGTGCCCCGCCAGCCGCGCTCGCGCGGCTTCCGTATCCACGAGCCGGCCCGGCCCGCGCCGCAGCGCCGCCGGTTCGCCTTCGCGGCGGCCGGCGCGGTCTCCCTGGCGGCGTTCGCGCTCGGCGGCACCCTGCCGCTGGAGGCGGCGGTGGACACCCCGAGTGGCCGCGGCGACGGTACGGGCAGCCAGATGACGCCGCTCAGCGCCACCCCGGGACCGCTCGGCCCGCCCGGCACGACCCGCGGCGAGGCCCTGCTGTACGCGACGAGCCACCCCTGGGCGCGCCCGCTCCCCGACGCGGACCCGACCCTGGAGCCGGCCCCCAGCTCGCTCGGCCTGACCGGCCCGTCGGCGCCGTCGGCCGCGCGCCCCGCGCCGACGCTGCCGCTGTCCGAGGTCGCGTTCCCGGCCGACGGCCGGTCCGCCCTGCCCGCGCTGACGCTCCGGACCGGTCAGCTCCTGCCGTACCACCCCGCGCCGGGCAGCGCCTCCGCCCCGCTCTCAGGCGCCCGTGTCGTCGGCCCGTACCTGCCCTCGGCGGACGCCGGACGCCCCCTGGCCGGGCCCGCCGTACCGTCCAACCCCGCCTCCCGGGAGGCGATGACCGCCCACCACCCCGCCCCGCGCTGA
- the sigE gene encoding RNA polymerase sigma factor SigE yields MVGALLDTTRATRGGAAATGDRWARRRLRRSAAEPKSVTDTADRSRSHGLKGRGGAFDTATTATFAAEADAQVWTPPSWEEIVSTHSARVYRLAYRLTGNQHDAEDLTQEVFVRVFRSLSTYTPGTFEGWLHRITTNLFLDMVRRRQRIRFDALGDDAAERLPSREPSPQQHFNDTHFDADVQQALDTLAPEFRAAVVLCDIEGLSYEEIAATLGVKLGTVRSRIHRGRSHLRKALKHRSPAARAEERDRRPLTSVVTGEVGIA; encoded by the coding sequence ATGGTAGGGGCTCTACTGGACACCACCAGAGCCACCAGGGGAGGTGCGGCTGCGACGGGTGACCGATGGGCGCGCAGGCGCCTCAGGCGGTCGGCCGCCGAGCCGAAATCCGTGACAGACACCGCTGACCGTTCCCGCTCCCACGGCCTCAAGGGTAGGGGAGGGGCCTTCGACACCGCTACGACAGCGACGTTCGCCGCCGAAGCGGATGCGCAGGTCTGGACCCCGCCGAGCTGGGAGGAGATCGTCAGCACCCACAGCGCGCGGGTCTACCGCCTCGCCTACCGCCTCACCGGCAACCAGCACGACGCCGAGGACCTGACGCAGGAGGTGTTCGTCCGCGTCTTCCGCTCGCTGTCGACGTACACCCCCGGCACCTTCGAGGGCTGGCTGCACCGCATCACGACCAACCTCTTCCTGGACATGGTCCGCCGCCGCCAGCGCATCCGCTTCGACGCGCTCGGTGACGACGCGGCCGAGCGGCTCCCCAGCCGGGAGCCCTCCCCGCAGCAGCATTTCAACGACACCCACTTCGACGCCGACGTCCAGCAGGCGCTGGACACCCTCGCGCCCGAGTTCCGGGCCGCCGTGGTGCTCTGCGACATCGAGGGCCTGTCGTACGAGGAGATCGCCGCCACCCTCGGTGTGAAGCTCGGCACGGTCCGCAGCCGCATCCACCGCGGCCGCTCCCACCTGCGCAAGGCGCTCAAGCACCGCTCCCCGGCGGCGCGCGCCGAGGAGCGCGACCGGCGGCCGCTCACCTCGGTCGTCACAGGGGAGGTCGGAATCGCGTGA
- a CDS encoding O-methyltransferase → MRQLRGQERAITGNRQTSLAFAEAYGAGTIDDEADAALHWSRERAREAGIRAVSTGTGTALRLLAATADAKAVAEIGTGTGVSGIYLLHGMRPDGVLTTVDLEPERQQFAKQAFREAGFAGNRARFIPGRALDVLPRLADGGYDLVFCDGDRMECLDYLAESLRLLRPGGLVCFEGVFADGRTVDSAAQPAEVLRLRELLRTLRETDALVSSLLPVGDGLLCAVKRG, encoded by the coding sequence TTGCGTCAACTACGGGGACAGGAGAGGGCCATTACCGGCAACCGGCAGACGAGCTTGGCATTCGCCGAGGCGTACGGCGCCGGGACCATCGACGACGAGGCCGACGCCGCCCTGCACTGGTCCCGTGAGCGGGCGCGGGAGGCGGGCATCCGCGCGGTGTCCACCGGCACCGGCACCGCGCTGCGCCTGCTCGCCGCGACGGCCGACGCCAAGGCGGTCGCCGAGATCGGCACCGGCACGGGAGTGTCGGGCATCTACCTCCTGCACGGCATGCGTCCGGACGGCGTCCTGACGACGGTCGACCTGGAACCGGAGCGGCAGCAGTTCGCGAAGCAGGCGTTCCGGGAGGCGGGCTTCGCCGGCAACCGCGCGCGCTTCATCCCCGGCCGCGCCCTGGACGTCCTGCCCCGGCTCGCCGACGGCGGCTACGACCTCGTCTTCTGCGACGGCGACCGCATGGAGTGCCTGGACTATCTCGCTGAATCGTTGCGGCTGCTGCGCCCCGGCGGCCTGGTCTGCTTCGAGGGCGTCTTCGCCGACGGCCGTACGGTCGACTCGGCGGCCCAGCCCGCCGAGGTGCTGCGCCTGCGGGAGCTGCTGCGCACCCTCCGCGAGACGGACGCGCTGGTCTCGTCCCTGCTGCCGGTGGGCGACGGCCTGCTGTGCGCCGTCAAGCGCGGCTGA
- a CDS encoding DUF3117 domain-containing protein has translation MAAMKPRTGDGPLEVTKEGRGIVMRVPLEGGGRLVVELTPDEAKALSEALEKVTV, from the coding sequence ATGGCGGCCATGAAGCCGCGGACGGGCGACGGCCCGCTCGAGGTGACCAAGGAGGGGCGGGGCATCGTCATGCGCGTTCCGCTCGAAGGCGGCGGTCGACTCGTCGTCGAGCTGACTCCCGACGAGGCCAAGGCTTTGAGCGAGGCCCTGGAGAAGGTCACCGTCTGA
- a CDS encoding enoyl-CoA hydratase/isomerase family protein, giving the protein MADTVLYDVTEGVGTITINRPDAMNAMNTEAKEALRDILREAAADPAVRAVLLTATGRAFCVGQDLKEHIGLLAQDRETGSGQTMSTVREHYNPVVTALAGMPKPVVAGVNGVAAGAGAGFALAADYRVVADTASFNTSFAGVALTADSGISWTLPRLIGHGRAADLLLFPRSISAQEAYELGIANKVVPAADLAAEAAAVARTLAEGPTAAYAAIKESLAYGAGHSLVETLAKEEELQTRAGASEDHHIAVEAFVKKEKPKFLGR; this is encoded by the coding sequence ATGGCCGACACCGTGCTCTACGACGTGACCGAGGGCGTCGGGACGATCACGATCAACCGCCCCGACGCCATGAACGCGATGAACACGGAGGCCAAGGAGGCCCTGCGGGACATCCTGCGCGAGGCCGCCGCCGACCCGGCCGTACGGGCCGTCCTGCTGACCGCCACCGGACGCGCCTTCTGCGTGGGGCAGGACCTCAAGGAGCACATCGGGCTGCTGGCCCAGGACCGCGAGACCGGCTCCGGGCAGACCATGAGCACGGTGCGCGAGCACTACAACCCCGTCGTCACGGCGCTCGCCGGGATGCCCAAGCCGGTGGTGGCCGGGGTCAACGGCGTCGCGGCGGGCGCCGGCGCCGGCTTCGCGCTGGCCGCCGACTACCGGGTCGTCGCCGACACCGCCTCCTTCAACACCTCCTTCGCGGGCGTGGCGCTCACCGCCGACTCCGGCATCTCCTGGACGCTGCCCCGCCTGATCGGCCACGGCCGCGCCGCCGACCTGCTGCTCTTCCCGCGCAGCATCTCCGCCCAGGAGGCGTACGAGCTGGGCATCGCGAACAAGGTCGTCCCGGCGGCGGACCTGGCGGCCGAGGCGGCGGCGGTGGCGCGCACGCTGGCCGAGGGGCCGACCGCCGCCTATGCCGCGATCAAGGAATCCCTCGCCTACGGGGCCGGGCACTCGCTCGTCGAGACGCTGGCCAAGGAGGAGGAACTGCAGACGCGGGCGGGTGCCTCGGAGGACCACCACATCGCGGTCGAGGCGTTCGTGAAGAAGGAGAAGCCGAAGTTCCTGGGGCGCTGA
- a CDS encoding DNA-3-methyladenine glycosylase I, with translation MTGVSTAPDGVPRCPWGMESEKMADYRTYHDTEWGRPVHGDDALFERMSLEAFQSGLSWLTILRRREGFRAAFADFRIEAVARFTDADAERLLTDARIIRNRAKINAVLTNARVAAELAPGELDRLIWSYAPDRAARRTPRTLSDVAPVTPESTALAKDLKKRGFRFVGPTTAYATMQACGLVNDHLADCHVRDAVEAAAEG, from the coding sequence ATGACGGGAGTGAGCACGGCTCCGGACGGGGTGCCCCGCTGCCCCTGGGGCATGGAGTCGGAGAAAATGGCCGACTATCGCACCTACCACGACACCGAATGGGGCCGGCCGGTCCACGGCGACGACGCGCTCTTCGAACGGATGAGCCTGGAGGCGTTCCAGTCCGGGCTCTCCTGGCTCACGATCCTGCGCCGCCGCGAGGGCTTCCGGGCCGCGTTCGCGGACTTCCGGATCGAGGCGGTCGCCCGGTTCACCGACGCGGACGCCGAGCGGCTGCTCACCGACGCCCGCATCATCCGCAACCGCGCGAAGATCAACGCGGTCCTGACCAACGCCCGGGTCGCGGCCGAACTGGCCCCCGGCGAGCTGGACCGTCTGATCTGGTCGTACGCGCCCGACCGCGCCGCCCGCCGGACCCCGCGCACGCTGTCCGACGTGGCGCCCGTCACCCCGGAGTCCACGGCGCTGGCCAAGGACCTCAAGAAGCGCGGCTTCCGCTTCGTCGGCCCCACCACCGCGTACGCGACGATGCAGGCGTGCGGCCTGGTCAACGATCATCTGGCGGACTGCCATGTGCGGGACGCGGTGGAGGCGGCGGCGGAGGGGTGA
- a CDS encoding DivIVA domain-containing protein gives MFWFLLIAMVVVVAAVTLAVVGGGDAGGLGEAAPDRLYEPLPADRPVSRADVEAVRLAVGVRGYRMNDVDDVLDRLGAELAERDARIAELEAALAGAHAAAMGPPDLIKDGPEDGSGDRDGQRDGERPAAPAEAAPPAALEPPVSGGEEEGKTAS, from the coding sequence GTGTTCTGGTTCTTGCTGATCGCGATGGTCGTGGTGGTCGCCGCGGTCACGCTCGCCGTGGTCGGCGGCGGCGACGCGGGCGGGCTCGGCGAGGCCGCCCCGGACCGGCTGTACGAGCCGCTGCCCGCCGACCGGCCCGTCTCCCGCGCCGACGTGGAGGCGGTACGCCTGGCGGTGGGCGTGCGCGGCTACCGGATGAACGACGTCGACGACGTGCTGGACCGGCTCGGTGCCGAGCTGGCCGAACGGGACGCGCGGATCGCCGAGCTGGAGGCGGCCCTCGCGGGCGCGCACGCCGCGGCGATGGGCCCGCCGGACCTGATCAAGGACGGCCCGGAGGACGGCTCCGGGGACCGGGACGGGCAGCGGGACGGGGAACGCCCGGCCGCACCGGCCGAAGCAGCTCCACCGGCCGCACTGGAGCCCCCGGTCTCCGGGGGCGAGGAAGAGGGGAAGACCGCCTCATGA